A section of the bacterium genome encodes:
- a CDS encoding arabinose isomerase, translated as MSSNQSRVFTVGLYGIGLDTYWPQFPGLYERLQGYQHSIAERISREHPQIKLINTGMVDSPEQARLVGSRLAREQVDMILLYISTYALSSTVLPVVQQVKVPVIVLSLQPAVAIDYGAFNALGDRGVMTGEWLAYCQACSAPEIASVFNRSHIAYHLVAGTLEDPAAWQEIDGWLAAGQAAVGLAETRIGLLGHYYGGMLDVYSDKTELSAVFGSHFEIVEIGEILRHRSQVSVAQVLQKLKEFEQKFQIDPACSQQELERAARTSVALDAVVEEKRLGALAYYYEGIGEPAAEDLITSVIPGNTLLTMHAVPVAGEYEIKNVIAMKLLDLLGIGGSFSEFYALDLHEDIVLLGHDGPGHAAIAQGKVRLVPVPVYHGKPGKGLSVQMSVQHGPVTLLALVQSAEGGIKLLCAEGHSVPGPILDIGNTNSRYKFNISATAFLTRWSEQGPSHHMAIGVGHYAAVLEKVASLVQADFCRIC; from the coding sequence ATGTCATCCAACCAGTCACGGGTCTTTACAGTCGGCTTGTATGGGATCGGCCTGGACACCTATTGGCCGCAGTTTCCCGGTCTGTACGAACGTCTGCAGGGCTATCAACATTCCATCGCAGAACGGATCAGCAGAGAGCATCCGCAGATCAAGCTCATCAACACCGGCATGGTCGATAGTCCAGAGCAAGCCCGGCTGGTTGGCAGCCGTCTGGCTCGAGAACAGGTCGATATGATTCTGCTGTACATTTCAACCTATGCCCTCAGTTCCACGGTTCTGCCGGTGGTGCAGCAGGTCAAAGTGCCGGTCATTGTGCTCAGCCTGCAGCCCGCAGTCGCCATTGATTACGGCGCATTCAATGCATTGGGTGATCGCGGCGTCATGACCGGCGAATGGTTGGCCTATTGTCAGGCCTGTTCTGCGCCCGAGATCGCCTCGGTTTTCAACCGCAGCCACATCGCCTACCATCTGGTAGCCGGCACCCTGGAAGATCCGGCTGCCTGGCAGGAGATCGACGGCTGGCTGGCTGCAGGCCAGGCTGCTGTCGGCCTTGCTGAAACCCGTATCGGTCTTCTCGGCCATTATTACGGCGGCATGCTGGATGTCTATAGCGATAAAACAGAATTGTCGGCTGTGTTCGGCAGCCATTTCGAAATCGTGGAAATCGGCGAAATTCTGCGCCATCGCAGCCAAGTCAGTGTTGCACAGGTGCTGCAAAAGTTGAAAGAGTTTGAGCAAAAATTTCAAATCGATCCTGCCTGCAGCCAGCAGGAGCTGGAACGCGCTGCCAGGACCTCTGTGGCCTTGGATGCGGTGGTGGAAGAAAAGAGACTCGGCGCCCTGGCTTATTATTATGAGGGCATTGGAGAACCTGCGGCAGAAGATTTGATCACCTCTGTCATTCCCGGCAACACTCTGCTCACCATGCATGCTGTGCCGGTGGCTGGTGAGTATGAGATTAAGAATGTTATTGCTATGAAATTGTTGGATTTATTGGGTATAGGTGGAAGTTTTTCAGAATTCTACGCTCTGGACCTGCATGAGGATATCGTACTGTTGGGGCATGACGGCCCCGGCCATGCCGCCATTGCGCAGGGCAAAGTCAGACTGGTGCCGGTGCCGGTCTACCACGGCAAGCCTGGAAAAGGCTTGTCTGTGCAGATGAGCGTCCAGCACGGTCCGGTGACTTTGCTTGCATTGGTGCAATCGGCTGAAGGCGGAATCAAGTTGTTGTGTGCTGAGGGTCACTCTGTGCCAGGACCGATTTTGGACATCGGTAACACCAACAGCAGGTATAAATTTAACATATCAGCTACGGCTTTTTTAACCCGCTGGTCTGAGCAAGGGCCAAGCCATCACATGGCCATAGGCGTAGGTCATTATGCTGCAGTGTTGGAAAAGGTCGCCAGCCTTGTCCAAGCGGATTTTTGTCGAATTTGCTGA
- a CDS encoding GntR family transcriptional regulator: MMIDRNSPIPQYYQLQTWLVEQIEQGIFKPDDKIPTEEEIVEQTGLARATIRQAIQNLVNSGYLIRKRRLGTFVLRPEKDQGKKTIIAVMVHDIRSGYASEFLRGAGDEAARNGYSVLLCNTDDLYVHADFHANQILNYGISGLIYMPTAASAEKNSVIVDRFRRRDIPVILFDREIPGQNLDFVTSDNYRGAYDLTCFLIAKGHRKIAITLSTIFSSENARFMGYRQALADHGIPVDPANNFTFQERLIESPFEQFARKILAHRDHYTAIFAGNDAMAHIIYRISREQGIAIPDQLSLVGYDDLPVTNMHRIALTTIHQPIYEMGQESMKLLIRRMNGEGGEPIRIELRS; encoded by the coding sequence ATGATGATCGATCGTAACAGTCCGATTCCTCAGTATTACCAGCTGCAGACTTGGCTTGTCGAGCAGATCGAACAGGGCATTTTCAAGCCTGACGATAAAATTCCCACAGAGGAAGAGATCGTCGAACAGACCGGACTGGCGCGAGCCACCATACGGCAGGCGATACAAAACCTTGTAAATTCAGGGTATCTGATCAGAAAGCGTCGTTTGGGTACCTTTGTGCTGCGGCCGGAGAAGGATCAGGGCAAAAAGACCATCATCGCGGTCATGGTGCATGACATTCGCAGCGGTTATGCCTCTGAATTTCTTCGCGGCGCCGGGGATGAGGCGGCGCGGAACGGTTACAGCGTTTTGTTGTGCAACACGGATGATCTGTACGTTCATGCGGATTTTCATGCCAACCAGATTCTGAATTACGGCATTTCGGGCCTGATTTACATGCCCACCGCTGCTTCCGCTGAGAAGAACAGCGTTATCGTGGATCGGTTTCGGCGGCGGGATATTCCGGTTATTCTGTTTGATCGCGAGATTCCAGGACAAAACCTTGATTTCGTCACCAGCGACAATTATCGCGGCGCCTATGATTTAACCTGTTTTCTTATTGCCAAAGGTCATCGAAAGATCGCGATCACGCTCAGCACCATCTTCAGCAGCGAAAACGCCCGCTTCATGGGTTACCGACAGGCCCTGGCTGATCATGGCATTCCTGTTGATCCGGCGAACAATTTTACTTTTCAGGAGCGGTTGATCGAATCCCCGTTCGAACAATTTGCGCGCAAGATTCTGGCTCATCGCGACCACTACACCGCGATCTTTGCCGGCAATGACGCCATGGCTCATATCATCTATCGCATCAGCCGCGAGCAGGGGATCGCTATCCCTGATCAGCTGTCGTTGGTGGGATATGACGATCTGCCGGTCACTAATATGCATCGCATTGCATTGACCACTATTCATCAACCCATCTATGAGATGGGTCAGGAGAGCATGAAGTTGTTGATTCGGCGCATGAACGGAGAGGGTGGAGAGCCGATCCGCATCGAGCTTCGCTCGC